One window of Pseudacidobacterium ailaaui genomic DNA carries:
- a CDS encoding NAD(P)/FAD-dependent oxidoreductase yields the protein MRKRFDLAIVGSGFAGSLTAMIARRLGRSVILLERGKHPRFAIGESSTPLANLLLEEIAERYDLPAIRPLSKWGTWQQACPELPCGLKRGFTFYHHVLGQPDAPDPEHKRQLLVAASPHDRIADTHWYRADFDDFLLRQAQKLGAEYLDETVMQSVVLLPDAVELNGARHGHSVSIEAEFLVDASGPRGFLHRMLGLPEERFPDYPATQALYSHFSGVKRRDAIAPEKETPPYPVEDAAVHHIFSGGWVWMLRFNNGRVSAGVAATEKLAAELQLHQGEAAWHRLLERLPSLQEQFAAARCEETFYYTPRLAFLSGVMHGERWAMLPSAAGFVDPLLSTGFPLTLLGVLRLAEIFAECSRTSSARQAMLQDYAGRTYAELHATARLIAALYANMDCFEVFSALSLLYFAAASYSETARRLQKPELAQSFLLYDRPDFGPKCEEILKRARGPASEEEKAALVQDVLRAIEPLDVAGLCRTDRRNWYPVEAEDLLRAASKVEASKDEIVALLRRSGFEALPL from the coding sequence TTGAGGAAGAGATTTGACCTGGCCATCGTTGGCTCAGGCTTCGCTGGATCTCTGACGGCCATGATCGCGCGGCGCCTGGGAAGGTCTGTCATTCTGCTGGAGCGGGGAAAGCATCCGCGTTTCGCGATTGGGGAATCGTCCACACCGCTCGCCAATCTTCTGTTGGAAGAGATCGCGGAGCGCTATGATCTGCCGGCCATCAGGCCGCTGAGTAAGTGGGGTACCTGGCAGCAGGCTTGCCCGGAGCTTCCCTGCGGGCTGAAGCGCGGCTTTACGTTCTATCATCATGTTCTCGGACAACCGGATGCACCGGACCCGGAGCACAAACGGCAACTGCTGGTGGCCGCCAGCCCGCATGACCGGATTGCGGACACGCACTGGTATCGCGCGGACTTTGACGATTTTCTGCTGCGGCAGGCGCAGAAGCTCGGCGCGGAATACCTCGATGAAACCGTGATGCAGTCGGTGGTCCTGCTTCCGGACGCAGTTGAGCTGAATGGTGCGCGGCACGGCCATTCTGTCAGCATTGAGGCAGAATTTCTGGTGGACGCGAGCGGTCCGCGCGGCTTTCTGCACAGGATGCTCGGGCTGCCCGAGGAGCGGTTTCCGGATTATCCTGCGACGCAGGCGCTGTACAGCCACTTCTCCGGCGTGAAAAGACGCGACGCCATTGCGCCGGAGAAGGAAACGCCGCCGTATCCGGTGGAGGATGCGGCCGTGCACCACATCTTTTCCGGCGGCTGGGTCTGGATGCTGCGGTTTAACAATGGTCGCGTGAGCGCCGGGGTCGCGGCCACAGAGAAGCTGGCCGCGGAGTTACAACTGCATCAGGGTGAAGCGGCATGGCATCGTTTGCTTGAAAGACTACCTTCACTCCAGGAGCAGTTTGCCGCTGCGCGCTGTGAAGAGACCTTTTATTACACGCCGCGGCTGGCCTTTCTTTCCGGCGTGATGCATGGGGAAAGATGGGCGATGCTGCCCTCGGCAGCGGGCTTCGTCGATCCGCTCCTGTCTACCGGATTTCCGCTGACGCTGCTGGGCGTACTGCGGCTGGCAGAGATTTTCGCGGAATGCAGCAGGACCTCCTCAGCACGCCAGGCCATGTTGCAGGACTATGCGGGAAGGACCTATGCCGAACTCCATGCCACAGCGCGCCTGATTGCCGCGCTCTATGCGAATATGGATTGCTTCGAGGTCTTTTCTGCACTGAGCCTGCTGTATTTTGCGGCTGCAAGCTATTCAGAGACGGCGCGACGGTTGCAAAAGCCGGAGCTGGCGCAGTCGTTTCTCCTCTACGACCGGCCCGATTTTGGTCCGAAATGCGAGGAAATTCTCAAGCGTGCGCGGGGGCCGGCCTCCGAGGAAGAAAAGGCCGCTCTGGTGCAGGATGTGCTCCGGGCCATCGAACCGCTGGATGTGGCCGGACTTTGCCGCACTGACCGGAGAAACTGGTATCCGGTAGAGGCCGAGGACCTCCTGCGGGCCGCGAGCAAAGTAGAGGCCAGCAAGGACGAGATTGTTGCGCTGCTGCGCCGGTCAGGTTTCGAAGCCCTGCCTCTTTAA
- a CDS encoding CRTAC1 family protein, with the protein MSVRAWTILPLAAFLISASGCRQSPSSSASREQSQPPVSAHAPQTSPLPSASVTQPAPRPSGPIRFTDVTAQAGIRFVHNSGAFGKKYLPETMGSGVCVFDYDHDGWQDILFVNSMDWPGHGTGKKSYPALYHNNHDGTFTDVTQQAGLAVQMYGMGCAAADYDNDGYDDLYITALDGNHLFHNQGNGHFVDVTARAGVRDPGFATGAVWFDYDKDGKLDLYVAHYVQWSQETDQYCTLDGRHKSYCTPELYKGQSATLFHNLGNGRFEDVTRKAGLYDPTSKSLGVALLDYDNDGWPDLFVSNDTQPNKLYHNNHNGTFTDEAFTVGVAFSDAGKARAGMGADAADYDLSGHQGLLIGNFANEGLALYKNDGSGLFVDNAMTDGLGPASLSSLTFSTFFFDYDLDGLPDIFAANGHVADDVSSVTPSIHYAEPPLLFHNRGNGKFENVTDKVGSALRQPIVARGAAYLDYDNDGDLDLVLTTSNGPAKLFRNDNGNQNDVLRITTIGTRSNRDGIGAKITVRNSRGQRLFAMVKDGSSYLSQSELPVTFGLGRPGEDGPVSVDIVWPSGKKESFTNIQPNQSITLKEGQGIVESHPVLFSPSAPSHP; encoded by the coding sequence ATGTCTGTACGTGCGTGGACCATTCTGCCGTTGGCCGCTTTTCTGATTTCAGCCTCAGGCTGCAGGCAATCTCCCTCCTCTTCTGCCTCTCGGGAGCAATCTCAGCCACCGGTCTCGGCCCACGCACCGCAGACCTCGCCTCTGCCCTCAGCATCCGTCACACAGCCCGCACCGCGTCCCTCCGGGCCCATTCGATTTACGGATGTGACCGCGCAGGCCGGCATCCGTTTTGTTCATAACAGCGGGGCCTTCGGGAAGAAATATCTGCCGGAAACGATGGGCAGTGGTGTCTGCGTCTTTGACTACGACCATGACGGCTGGCAGGACATTCTCTTTGTCAACTCCATGGACTGGCCGGGACATGGGACCGGCAAAAAATCCTATCCCGCCCTCTACCACAACAATCATGACGGCACATTTACCGACGTGACGCAGCAGGCGGGCCTCGCTGTTCAGATGTACGGTATGGGCTGCGCCGCTGCCGACTATGACAACGACGGCTACGACGACCTCTATATCACAGCGCTTGACGGAAACCACCTCTTCCACAACCAGGGCAATGGTCATTTTGTGGATGTCACCGCCCGGGCCGGTGTTCGCGATCCCGGCTTTGCGACCGGTGCGGTCTGGTTTGACTACGACAAGGACGGCAAGCTGGACCTCTATGTGGCCCACTATGTCCAATGGTCACAGGAAACGGACCAGTACTGCACGCTCGACGGCAGACACAAGTCCTACTGCACGCCTGAGCTGTACAAAGGCCAGAGCGCCACACTCTTCCACAATCTGGGCAATGGCCGGTTTGAGGATGTGACCAGAAAGGCCGGCCTTTATGACCCTACGAGCAAGTCCCTGGGTGTGGCCCTTCTGGATTATGACAATGATGGCTGGCCGGACCTGTTTGTCTCCAATGACACGCAGCCCAACAAGCTCTACCATAACAACCACAACGGCACCTTCACGGATGAGGCCTTTACCGTCGGCGTGGCCTTCAGCGATGCGGGCAAGGCGCGCGCCGGAATGGGGGCCGATGCCGCGGACTACGACCTCTCCGGACATCAGGGCCTTCTTATTGGCAACTTCGCCAATGAAGGCCTTGCTTTATACAAAAATGACGGCTCTGGTCTTTTCGTAGACAATGCCATGACCGACGGACTCGGCCCCGCCTCGCTTAGTTCCCTTACTTTCAGCACATTTTTCTTCGACTATGACCTCGATGGCCTGCCCGACATCTTTGCCGCCAATGGCCACGTTGCCGACGATGTCAGCAGTGTGACCCCTTCCATCCACTATGCTGAGCCTCCTCTGCTCTTTCACAACAGAGGCAATGGAAAATTTGAGAATGTCACGGACAAGGTGGGCAGCGCGCTGCGCCAGCCCATTGTGGCGCGGGGGGCAGCCTACCTGGACTATGACAATGACGGCGACCTTGATCTGGTCCTCACCACCAGCAATGGTCCGGCAAAGCTGTTTCGCAATGACAATGGCAACCAGAATGATGTGCTGCGGATCACCACCATCGGCACCAGGTCTAACCGCGACGGTATCGGCGCAAAGATCACCGTGCGCAACAGCCGCGGTCAGCGCCTCTTTGCCATGGTCAAGGACGGGTCCAGCTATTTGTCACAAAGCGAGCTGCCGGTGACCTTCGGGCTAGGACGCCCCGGGGAGGACGGCCCGGTCAGCGTGGACATCGTCTGGCCCAGTGGCAAAAAGGAATCTTTCACCAACATTCAGCCGAACCAGTCCATCACACTGAAGGAAGGCCAGGGCATCGTGGAATCCCACCCGGTCCTGTTCTCTCCCTCCGCCCCCTCTCATCCTTAA
- a CDS encoding RnfABCDGE type electron transport complex subunit D yields MSVPAMTVPATPRRKHRLHLDSRFVPPLFITLILLVGHLGFGILESYQKTLLAIGTSMATEVVLGRIFLKKWPHLASAYITGISVGILLRSPAMWPYMLCAMIAITSKYVLRFQGRHIWNPSNFGICAMLFLASESVATLSIQWGNNLAAVLVIWLLGTIIIATHRRFHICATYVVSFLAFAFLRAWITHDPWQSEISPITGPEYQLFIFFMITDPKTTVRSRIGQSIVAFCVAFVEFLLRLDQSIYAPLYALFLVGPVAMLVEMWVVHRKDAKPVLAT; encoded by the coding sequence ATGAGCGTCCCGGCCATGACTGTGCCAGCCACGCCCCGCCGGAAACACCGGCTGCACCTCGACTCGCGCTTTGTCCCGCCTCTCTTCATCACGCTGATCCTGCTGGTGGGCCATCTGGGTTTTGGCATCCTGGAAAGCTACCAGAAGACCCTGCTCGCCATCGGCACCAGCATGGCCACAGAGGTCGTACTGGGGCGCATCTTTCTTAAGAAATGGCCGCACCTGGCCAGCGCGTACATTACCGGCATCAGCGTAGGCATCCTGCTGCGCTCGCCCGCCATGTGGCCCTATATGCTGTGCGCGATGATCGCCATCACCTCAAAATATGTGCTGCGCTTCCAGGGCCGTCATATCTGGAACCCCTCGAACTTCGGCATCTGTGCAATGCTCTTTCTGGCATCGGAGTCTGTTGCCACGCTCAGCATCCAGTGGGGCAATAATCTTGCCGCTGTGCTCGTAATCTGGCTTCTGGGCACGATCATCATTGCCACGCACCGCCGCTTTCATATCTGCGCCACCTATGTCGTCTCTTTCCTCGCCTTTGCTTTTCTGCGGGCCTGGATCACCCATGATCCCTGGCAGTCAGAGATTTCCCCCATCACGGGACCGGAATATCAGCTCTTCATCTTCTTCATGATTACGGACCCAAAAACCACTGTGCGCTCCCGCATCGGTCAAAGCATCGTGGCCTTCTGTGTTGCATTTGTCGAATTTCTCCTGCGCCTGGACCAGAGCATCTATGCGCCGCTCTATGCGCTCTTTCTGGTGGGCCCGGTGGCCATGCTGGTTGAGATGTGGGTCGTGCACCGCAAAGATGCAAAACCCGTTCTGGCCACATAA
- a CDS encoding CRTAC1 family protein: MKRVPIARTIVTVLFIGMLLTPVVVRRLSARKASAAVLERSAALARYGFSLEEVSHASGIDFIHQGPTLDAKLDPIMPEVASMGASVSIVDFDRDGWPDIYVTNSKEGSKNHLYRNLHDGTFRDVAEQMGIADVNQPGTGVSMGAVWGDYDNDGYEDLFLIKWGRPELFHNDQGKGFTRVSAQAGLPAWINANTAVWFDYDGDGLLDLFVGGYYPENVDLWHLQNTKMMPDSFEYAKNGGRKYLFHNLGNGRFEEVSAQVGISSRRWALAAGAADLRGTGHQDLFIANDYGVSELYLNDGRRFHEAGEKTGVGFAPKSGMNVAFGDILNQGRYSVYVSNISEEGVLIQGNNLWVPKEGSFGNDIQFENLARDMGVELGGWSFGAQFGDLNNDGTLDLFLTNGYVSLDPSRSYWYDFSKIAGGNSSIISDAKDWPAMNGRSLSGYQQKHVWINDGAGKFLDVAQAVGVTDTHDGRSVAMADLWNRGVLDVVVANQRGPLLVYKNTVVPQNQWIEFALEGTKSNRSAIGAEVTLYWNGQQQVQEVSGGCGFAAQNDRRLHFGLGSHPEIEKAVVRWPSGQIQTLTSLVPGKLYTIKEPQ; the protein is encoded by the coding sequence ATGAAGCGCGTCCCCATTGCACGAACCATTGTTACCGTCTTGTTTATCGGTATGCTGCTCACGCCGGTTGTGGTCCGGCGTCTCTCGGCCAGAAAGGCCTCCGCCGCTGTTCTTGAACGAAGCGCCGCCCTGGCACGTTACGGCTTCTCTCTGGAGGAGGTTTCGCACGCCTCCGGCATTGACTTCATCCATCAGGGACCGACCCTCGACGCCAAGCTTGACCCCATCATGCCTGAGGTCGCTTCGATGGGGGCCTCGGTTTCCATCGTGGACTTTGACCGCGATGGCTGGCCGGACATTTATGTCACCAACAGCAAGGAGGGCAGTAAAAACCATCTCTATCGCAATCTGCATGACGGCACTTTCAGAGATGTTGCCGAACAGATGGGTATTGCCGATGTAAACCAGCCCGGCACCGGCGTTTCCATGGGTGCCGTTTGGGGCGACTACGACAATGATGGCTACGAAGACCTCTTCCTCATCAAGTGGGGAAGGCCCGAACTCTTCCACAATGACCAGGGCAAGGGCTTTACCCGCGTCAGCGCGCAGGCCGGCCTCCCGGCCTGGATCAATGCCAACACGGCCGTCTGGTTTGACTACGATGGCGATGGCCTGCTGGACCTGTTCGTCGGCGGCTACTATCCGGAGAACGTAGACCTTTGGCACCTGCAAAACACAAAAATGATGCCCGACAGCTTCGAGTACGCCAAAAACGGCGGTCGGAAATATCTCTTCCACAACCTGGGCAACGGAAGATTTGAAGAGGTGAGTGCTCAGGTCGGCATTTCCAGCCGGCGCTGGGCGCTGGCGGCGGGCGCAGCCGATCTGCGCGGTACAGGCCATCAGGACCTCTTCATCGCCAACGACTATGGCGTCTCTGAACTCTACCTCAACGATGGCCGACGGTTCCACGAGGCAGGGGAAAAAACGGGCGTGGGCTTTGCTCCGAAAAGCGGCATGAATGTGGCCTTCGGCGACATCCTCAACCAGGGCCGCTATTCCGTCTATGTGTCCAACATCTCGGAGGAGGGCGTCCTCATCCAAGGCAACAATCTGTGGGTACCCAAGGAAGGCTCCTTCGGCAACGACATTCAATTTGAGAACCTTGCCCGCGACATGGGTGTGGAGCTGGGCGGCTGGAGCTTCGGTGCGCAGTTCGGCGACCTGAACAATGACGGCACCCTCGACCTGTTCCTCACCAACGGCTATGTCTCCCTCGATCCGTCGCGCAGCTATTGGTATGACTTCTCGAAGATCGCCGGCGGCAACTCCAGCATCATCTCCGACGCCAAAGATTGGCCGGCGATGAACGGACGCAGCCTCTCCGGATATCAGCAGAAGCATGTCTGGATCAACGACGGAGCAGGCAAGTTCCTGGATGTGGCCCAGGCCGTGGGCGTAACCGACACCCACGATGGACGTTCGGTCGCCATGGCCGACTTGTGGAACCGCGGCGTTCTCGACGTCGTCGTCGCCAACCAGCGTGGCCCTCTGCTGGTCTACAAAAACACCGTGGTGCCGCAGAACCAGTGGATTGAATTTGCCCTCGAAGGCACAAAGAGCAATCGCAGCGCCATCGGCGCCGAAGTCACCCTGTACTGGAACGGCCAGCAACAGGTCCAGGAGGTCTCCGGAGGGTGCGGCTTTGCAGCACAGAATGACCGCCGCCTGCACTTTGGACTGGGCAGTCATCCGGAAATCGAAAAGGCCGTCGTACGCTGGCCTTCCGGCCAAATCCAGACTTTGACCAGCCTTGTCCCCGGGAAACTTTATACAATCAAGGAGCCCCAATGA
- a CDS encoding FG-GAP-like repeat-containing protein, giving the protein MPLLLSLLVFLWGCHSRLPSPGSETYASFVRTFYVGLAALDVGDDVRAEATLSQAAQMVPGEPAAWANWGILALRQRNFDAASQRLERAHSLAPGDDRIQYLLGLLESERGNSPKAISDLQQAVHLNPHNLRALYLLAQETERQGAPGSDADFEKLMQQIVAAQPENLAALLELARISAKRGDTATLHTAIDKISAQSAGWPEDVQQQLAALKAAASGPEPHSAAMRSIFLRNVLMQVPEFRSSLAQIKPQPGEEAVPFTHFLRLATPEFHPAAPDTALSFDTQAVAALPAGPWDWIGAISLDGSGNPTLAVANAQQLHLATGVSMPFPGSKKTSPSPEGVLPIDFNYDFKTDLVLAGAGGLRWIRQDAAARFTDVTTQTHLPASVLSAAYTGAWAADIEADGDLDVVLGSASGLPTVLRNNGDGTFQPMHPFAGVSGIQQFVWADLNGDGNPDAAFLDGAGQLHVFLNDRSGRFHEQPVPTGFGHLKALAAGCIPDPDTFALLAVREDGAIVSLWQEDDDPHWKTTQIAQVPDAAGTLAHPVRLQAGDFDNNGAVDLLLASVAMPQRTLLWLQDAQGHFSLLPGAGAPARTFAAADLEGNGRLDLLQLSPTGAPLTGWNRGTKAYHWQIIRPRARQTTGDQRVNSFGIGGDIEVRSGLQVQRQPITGPELHFGLGVQPGVDVARIVWPNGSVRAEFALKADQQVLTEQRLKGSCPFLFAYNGHQMAFVKDTAPWGSALGLRINALGPARVAATQEWYKIGGEQLVPRNGFYDLRITDELWETYYYDYLQLMAVDHPVGTEIFADERYAVPPVRLAVTTTAEPQPIARAVDDNNNDVTSILRSLDGKYLDNFGRGQYQGVTRDHYVEIDLGPDFPETGAVWLIAQGWLHPSDSSLNIAMAQGHHEAPRPLSLEVPDGRGGWKTVRPNLGFPAGRNKTCLIDLTGIFPPGTPHHLRLRTNLEIYWDRIEWARGIPGAAVRITRLAPSVAELRYRGYSVVRQANASSPEIPDYDHLLASTQIWRDLAGYYTRYGDVRPLLSQVDDRYVIMNAGDELALRFAAPPPPPAGWVRDFIIAGDGWVKDGDYNSTNSRTVLPYPYHARTLYDAAPRGLEEDWEYQHHKEDWQNWQTRYVTPESFAHALRSHAEP; this is encoded by the coding sequence TTGCCTCTCCTGCTTTCTTTGCTTGTGTTTCTCTGGGGCTGTCATTCTCGTCTGCCATCGCCGGGTTCAGAAACCTATGCCAGTTTTGTCCGCACTTTTTATGTGGGCCTGGCTGCGCTTGACGTGGGCGATGATGTACGGGCCGAGGCCACCCTTTCCCAGGCCGCGCAGATGGTGCCCGGCGAGCCTGCCGCCTGGGCCAACTGGGGCATCCTCGCCCTGCGCCAGCGCAATTTTGATGCCGCCAGCCAGCGGCTGGAGCGCGCCCATTCGCTGGCCCCCGGCGATGACCGCATCCAGTATCTGCTGGGGTTGCTTGAGAGCGAACGGGGCAACTCCCCCAAAGCCATCTCCGATCTGCAGCAGGCCGTACACCTCAACCCTCACAATCTGCGCGCCCTTTATCTGCTGGCCCAGGAAACCGAACGTCAGGGTGCCCCAGGCAGCGACGCCGACTTTGAAAAGCTCATGCAGCAGATTGTCGCGGCCCAGCCAGAGAACCTGGCCGCCCTGCTTGAGCTTGCCCGCATCTCCGCCAAGCGGGGCGATACGGCCACCCTGCATACGGCCATCGACAAAATCTCTGCGCAGTCCGCCGGCTGGCCCGAGGACGTCCAGCAGCAGCTGGCAGCGTTGAAGGCCGCCGCATCCGGCCCGGAGCCCCATTCGGCGGCCATGCGTTCGATTTTTCTCCGCAATGTGCTGATGCAGGTCCCGGAATTTCGCTCCAGCCTCGCACAGATCAAGCCGCAGCCCGGAGAAGAAGCGGTCCCCTTCACCCATTTCCTGCGGCTGGCCACACCTGAATTTCATCCTGCTGCCCCGGATACAGCACTTTCTTTCGACACACAAGCCGTTGCCGCGCTCCCTGCCGGGCCATGGGACTGGATCGGGGCCATCTCTCTGGATGGCTCCGGCAATCCCACCCTCGCCGTGGCCAATGCGCAGCAGCTCCACCTGGCCACTGGTGTTTCCATGCCCTTTCCCGGCAGCAAAAAAACGTCCCCTTCGCCAGAAGGTGTTCTGCCGATCGATTTCAACTACGATTTCAAAACCGACCTGGTGCTCGCCGGGGCCGGCGGCCTGCGCTGGATACGCCAGGATGCCGCTGCCAGGTTTACAGACGTGACCACGCAGACCCATCTGCCTGCCTCCGTCCTCTCGGCTGCCTACACCGGAGCGTGGGCCGCAGACATCGAGGCCGACGGAGACCTGGATGTGGTCCTCGGCAGCGCCAGCGGTCTACCCACCGTTCTGCGCAACAATGGCGATGGCACCTTTCAGCCGATGCATCCCTTTGCCGGTGTCTCCGGCATCCAGCAGTTTGTCTGGGCCGACCTCAATGGGGACGGAAACCCTGACGCCGCATTCCTGGACGGCGCCGGACAGCTCCACGTCTTCCTCAATGACCGTTCCGGCCGCTTTCATGAGCAACCGGTGCCAACGGGCTTCGGACATCTGAAGGCGCTCGCTGCAGGCTGCATTCCAGACCCGGACACCTTTGCGCTGCTGGCAGTACGCGAAGACGGCGCCATCGTCTCCCTCTGGCAGGAAGATGACGACCCGCACTGGAAAACGACTCAGATCGCCCAGGTCCCAGACGCGGCCGGGACCCTGGCACACCCGGTACGCCTGCAGGCTGGGGACTTTGACAACAATGGGGCAGTAGACCTCCTGCTTGCATCCGTGGCGATGCCACAACGCACTCTTCTCTGGCTCCAGGATGCCCAGGGCCATTTCTCTCTTCTGCCGGGCGCGGGCGCTCCGGCGCGGACCTTTGCTGCTGCCGATCTTGAGGGAAATGGCCGGCTCGATCTGTTACAGCTCTCTCCTACAGGCGCCCCCCTCACAGGATGGAACCGCGGCACAAAGGCCTATCACTGGCAGATCATCCGTCCCCGCGCCCGCCAGACCACGGGCGACCAGCGCGTCAACTCCTTTGGGATTGGCGGAGACATCGAGGTCCGCTCCGGACTGCAGGTGCAGCGGCAGCCCATCACGGGCCCGGAACTGCACTTTGGCCTGGGCGTCCAGCCCGGAGTAGATGTGGCCAGAATTGTCTGGCCCAATGGCTCGGTGCGCGCCGAGTTTGCCCTCAAGGCCGACCAGCAGGTCCTGACCGAGCAGCGGCTGAAGGGTTCCTGCCCCTTTCTCTTCGCATACAACGGCCATCAGATGGCCTTTGTGAAAGACACTGCCCCATGGGGATCGGCACTGGGCCTTCGCATCAATGCCCTTGGCCCTGCCCGCGTTGCGGCGACCCAGGAGTGGTATAAGATCGGCGGCGAACAATTGGTTCCCCGCAATGGCTTTTACGATCTCCGCATTACCGACGAACTCTGGGAGACCTACTACTACGACTATCTGCAACTGATGGCCGTGGACCATCCCGTCGGGACGGAGATCTTTGCCGATGAGCGCTACGCAGTTCCTCCCGTACGGCTGGCCGTGACCACCACAGCCGAACCGCAGCCAATCGCGCGCGCCGTGGACGACAACAACAATGATGTCACCAGCATCCTCCGGTCCCTCGATGGGAAATATCTCGACAATTTCGGACGCGGACAATATCAGGGGGTCACGCGCGACCACTACGTAGAGATCGATCTTGGCCCAGACTTTCCGGAAACAGGAGCGGTGTGGCTCATCGCACAAGGCTGGCTGCATCCCTCGGATTCCTCCCTCAACATCGCCATGGCCCAAGGCCACCACGAAGCGCCCCGTCCCCTGAGTCTGGAGGTCCCCGATGGCCGTGGCGGCTGGAAGACCGTAAGACCAAACCTGGGCTTCCCGGCCGGGCGCAACAAGACCTGCCTGATTGACCTCACCGGGATCTTTCCCCCAGGAACGCCGCATCATCTGCGCCTGCGCACCAACCTTGAAATCTACTGGGACCGCATCGAGTGGGCCAGAGGAATTCCCGGCGCTGCGGTCCGGATCACCAGACTTGCCCCTTCCGTTGCTGAGCTGCGTTATCGCGGATACTCGGTCGTCCGGCAGGCCAACGCGTCCTCGCCGGAGATACCGGACTACGACCACCTGCTCGCCAGTACGCAGATCTGGCGCGACCTCGCAGGCTATTACACCCGCTACGGTGACGTGCGTCCGCTGCTCTCCCAGGTGGATGACCGATACGTCATCATGAATGCAGGCGATGAGCTGGCCCTGCGCTTTGCCGCGCCACCACCGCCGCCTGCAGGCTGGGTACGCGATTTCATCATCGCCGGCGACGGCTGGGTCAAGGACGGTGACTATAACTCCACCAACTCCCGCACCGTTCTGCCGTATCCTTACCATGCCCGGACGCTTTACGACGCGGCCCCGCGCGGCCTTGAAGAGGACTGGGAGTATCAACATCACAAAGAAGACTGGCAGAACTGGCAGACCCGTTATGTTACGCCGGAGTCCTTTGCTCACGCCCTGAGGAGTCACGCGGAGCCATGA
- a CDS encoding ABC transporter permease produces the protein MVALLQVLFIAGLLVLWDIGARREPGHLLPTPWGTVEGILDLVRHNLLLKYVVASLFRVTWGFVLAAALAIPLGLAIGWYKRAEMALNPIVQILRPISPLAWIPIAILWFGVGDLAAIFLIFVGSFLPLLLSAIQATRSVPAVHIHAGRNFGLKPGRLIAQVIFPAVLPQLLVGLRITLGVAWLVVVAAEMIAVNSGLGFLIVDARNAGNRYDLVVAGMVMIGVIGLLLDAGMRSLGRLKSFRWSYSED, from the coding sequence GTGGTCGCTCTTCTCCAGGTGCTGTTCATTGCTGGATTGCTGGTGCTGTGGGACATCGGAGCCAGAAGAGAGCCCGGACATCTTCTGCCCACACCATGGGGCACGGTCGAGGGCATTCTGGACCTGGTGCGCCACAATCTGCTGCTCAAATATGTCGTGGCTTCGCTGTTCCGCGTGACCTGGGGCTTTGTGCTGGCTGCGGCGCTGGCGATCCCGCTGGGACTGGCCATCGGCTGGTACAAGAGGGCAGAGATGGCACTAAATCCGATCGTGCAGATCCTGCGTCCGATTTCGCCGCTGGCGTGGATCCCGATTGCGATTCTGTGGTTCGGCGTAGGCGATCTTGCGGCCATCTTTCTCATCTTTGTCGGGTCATTTTTGCCCCTGTTGCTGTCGGCCATCCAAGCCACGCGGAGTGTACCGGCGGTTCACATCCATGCGGGACGGAATTTTGGCCTCAAGCCGGGCCGGCTGATTGCCCAGGTCATCTTTCCCGCTGTATTACCGCAATTGCTGGTTGGGTTGCGCATCACTCTTGGCGTGGCGTGGCTGGTCGTGGTCGCGGCCGAGATGATTGCGGTGAATTCAGGTCTGGGATTTCTGATTGTCGATGCGCGAAACGCCGGAAACCGTTATGACCTGGTGGTTGCCGGTATGGTCATGATTGGCGTCATTGGACTGCTGCTCGATGCGGGAATGCGTTCGCTGGGAAGGTTGAAGTCATTCCGCTGGAGTTATTCCGAGGATTGA